A window of Rhododendron vialii isolate Sample 1 chromosome 13a, ASM3025357v1 contains these coding sequences:
- the LOC131314654 gene encoding uncharacterized protein LOC131314654, whose amino-acid sequence MKAVVITTPGGPEVLQLQEVEDPEYGDDDVLIRVAATALNRADTIQRKGLYPPPKGTSLFLGLECSGTVEAVGRNVTRWKIGDQVCALLSGGGYAEKVAVPTGQVLPVPAGVSLKDAASFPEVACTVWSTVFMMSRLSAGETFLIHGGSSGIGTFAIQIAKYLGAKVFVTAGNEEKLAACRDLGADVCINYKSEDFVARVKEETQGKGVDVILDNVGGPYFQRNIDSLNMDGRLFIIGFMGGTVTEVNLQGLLARRLTVQAAGLRYRSTENKALIVSEVEKNVWPAIVAGKVKPVVYKCLPLSEAAEGHRLMESSSHIGKILLVT is encoded by the exons ATGAAGGCCGTTGTGATAACCACCCCCGGCGGCCCCGAAGTCCTTCAACTACAAGAGGTCGAAGACCCAGAATATGGAGACGACGACGTTCTGATCAGAGTCGCAGCCACCGCACTCAACCGGGCCGACACTATCCAGCGCAAAGGCTTGTACCCGCCGCCGAAGGGCACGAGCCTGTTCCTGGGTCTGGAATGTTCTGGAACCGTCGAGGCCGTCGGGAGGAACGTCACTCGGTGGAAAATCGGTGACCAG GTATGTGCTCTTCTTAGTGGAGGAGGGTATGCTGAGAAGGTGGCTGTACCCACTGGACAAGTTCTTCCTGTTCCAGCTGGTGTTTCTCTAAAAGATGCTGCTAGTTTCCCTGAAGTGGCGTGCACTGTTTGGTCAACAGTGTTCATGATGAGCAGGCTATCTGCTGGAGAAACATTCCTG ATACATGGGGGCTCCAGTGGAATTGGTACATTTGCGATCCAAATAGCGAAATACCTAGGAGCCAAAGTGTTTGTCACAGCAG GAAACGAAGAAAAATTAGCTGCTTGCAGGGATCTGGGAGCTGATGTGTGCATCAACTACAAGAGTGAAGATTTTGTTGCACGTGTGAAGGAAGAAACGCAAGGGAAAG GTGTTGATGTTATACTGGATAACGTTGGAGGACCCTACTTTCAACGGAACATCGACAGCCTAAATATGGATGGGAGGCTTTTTATTATCGGCTTTATGGGTGGAACTGTAACAGAAGTGAATCTTCAGGGTTTGCTTGCAAGGCGCCTCACAGTGCAAG CGGCTGGGTTGCGCTACAGGAGTACAGAAAACAAAGCTCTGATCGTGAGCGAAGTGGAGAAAAACGTTTGGCCAGCGATCGTGGCGGGGAAGGTGAAACCAGTGGTGTATAAATGTCTTCCATTGTCCGAAGCAGCTGAGGGTCACCGGCTTATGGAGAGTAGCAGCCATATTGGGAAAATACTCCTTGTCACTTGA
- the LOC131314051 gene encoding uncharacterized protein LOC131314051, which yields MEVFWEEESIMDSKREANAKRKLPEGPYSKWISPYNDLVLERTSSKNSVSVIVPESVEIFDSVLRFIGGLSPEVDKVLGRTYRLDFENPAKPGVAMAVVGGEDKYRTSSIFSADCGNCVFSNGEFVRGERSMGVEYGSSQDCTSEIGGGSGIEPIPYGSMKTVTIQSL from the exons ATGGAGGTGTTTTGGGAAGAAGAATCCATAATGGATTCAAAAAG AGAAGCCAATGCAAAGAGGAAATTACCAGAAGGTCCCTACTCTAAATGGATCTCCCCATACAATGATCTTGTGCTCGAAAGGACTTCAAGCAAAAATAGTGTTAGTGTGATTGTGCCCGAAAGCGTGGAGATTTTTGATAGTGTG CTCAGGTTCATTGGTGGTTTATCCCCAGAAGTCGACAAAGTTCTTGGTCGGACTTACCGGCTGGATTTTGAGAATCCAGCCAAGCCGGGTGTTGCGATGGCAGTTGTTGGTGGGGAAGACAAGTACAGGACTAGCTCAATTTTCTCTGCGGATTGTGGTAACTGCGTGTTCTCTAATGGGGAATTCGTTCGCGGAGAGAGATCAATGGGTGTGGAATATGGCAGTAGCCAAGATTGCACCAGTGAGattggtggtggaagtggcaTA GAACCTATACCATATGGTTCTATGAAAACTGTAACAATCCAAAGTTTGTGA